A single genomic interval of Shewanella halotolerans harbors:
- the fusA gene encoding elongation factor G, which yields MARTTPIERYRNIGICAHVDAGKTTTTERVLFYTGMSHKIGEVHDGAATMDWMEQEQERGITITSAATTTFWRGMDAQFTEHRINIIDTPGHVDFTIEVERSLRVLDGAVVVFCGSSGVEPQSETVWRQADKYHVPRLVFVNKMDRAGADFERVVGQIRNRLGATCVPIQLNIGAEEEFKGVIDLIKMKAINWNESDQGMTFNYEEIPAELADKAAEMREYLVESAAEASEELMDKYLEEGELSEEEIKAALRQRTLANEIVLATCGSAFKNKGVQAVLDAVIDYLPSPVEVPAIKGIDENENEVERPADDNAPFSALAFKIATDPFVGTLTFVRVYSGVLEAGSGVYNSVKQKRERIGRMVQMHANDRKEIKEVRAGDIAAAIGLKDVTTGDTLCDADHKVILERMEFPEPVITIAVEPRSQADQDKMGIALQKLAAEDPSFRVETNEESGQTLISGMGELHLDIIVDRMRREFSVECNVGKPQVAYRETIRSSVEVEGKFVRQSGGRGQFGHVWLKLEPQEEGFGYEFVNEIVGGVVPREYIPAVDKGIQEQMKNGVLAGFPVLDVKVTLFDGSYHDVDSNEMAFKVAASMGFKKGALEADPVLLEPCMKVEVTTPEDYMGDVVGDLNRRRGMIEGMDDGIGGVKIVRAVVPLSEMFGYATDLRSATQGRASYSMEFLKYSDAPQNVAKSVIEARG from the coding sequence GTGGCTCGTACAACTCCAATTGAGCGCTACCGTAATATCGGTATCTGTGCTCACGTTGACGCAGGAAAAACCACAACTACAGAACGTGTTCTCTTCTATACCGGTATGTCTCACAAGATCGGTGAGGTGCATGATGGCGCAGCCACCATGGACTGGATGGAACAGGAGCAGGAGCGTGGTATTACTATCACCTCGGCGGCAACGACCACGTTCTGGCGCGGTATGGATGCTCAATTTACCGAGCATCGTATCAACATCATCGACACCCCTGGCCACGTTGACTTCACCATCGAAGTTGAACGTTCGCTACGTGTACTCGATGGCGCAGTAGTTGTGTTCTGTGGTTCATCTGGTGTTGAACCTCAGTCCGAAACTGTATGGCGACAAGCGGACAAGTACCACGTCCCGCGCTTAGTGTTTGTCAATAAGATGGACCGCGCTGGTGCTGACTTTGAACGCGTCGTTGGACAGATACGTAACCGTCTGGGAGCGACTTGTGTACCAATTCAATTGAACATAGGTGCAGAAGAAGAGTTTAAGGGTGTCATTGACCTGATCAAGATGAAGGCCATTAACTGGAACGAATCAGATCAAGGTATGACCTTCAATTATGAAGAAATTCCCGCAGAGTTGGCCGACAAGGCCGCTGAGATGCGTGAATACCTAGTTGAGAGTGCGGCCGAAGCCTCTGAAGAACTGATGGACAAGTACCTTGAAGAAGGTGAGCTATCGGAAGAAGAGATCAAGGCAGCATTACGTCAGCGAACTCTGGCTAACGAGATCGTACTGGCTACCTGTGGTTCTGCATTTAAGAACAAGGGTGTGCAGGCGGTACTCGATGCTGTTATCGATTATTTGCCATCGCCAGTCGAAGTACCCGCCATTAAGGGTATTGACGAAAATGAGAATGAAGTAGAACGTCCAGCGGACGACAACGCGCCATTCTCTGCGTTAGCATTTAAGATCGCGACAGACCCATTCGTAGGAACACTGACCTTTGTGCGTGTTTATTCAGGCGTATTGGAAGCAGGTTCTGGCGTATATAACTCGGTCAAACAAAAGCGTGAGCGTATTGGTCGTATGGTGCAGATGCACGCAAACGATCGAAAAGAGATCAAAGAAGTCCGTGCTGGCGACATCGCGGCGGCTATTGGTCTGAAGGATGTTACCACTGGTGACACCCTATGCGATGCTGACCATAAAGTTATTCTCGAACGTATGGAGTTCCCTGAGCCCGTAATCACGATTGCCGTGGAGCCTAGATCTCAAGCCGACCAAGATAAGATGGGTATAGCGCTGCAGAAACTTGCTGCAGAAGATCCCTCTTTCCGCGTTGAGACCAACGAAGAATCGGGTCAAACCCTGATCTCTGGTATGGGCGAGTTGCACTTAGACATCATCGTCGACCGTATGCGTCGCGAGTTCAGTGTCGAATGTAACGTAGGTAAGCCACAAGTAGCGTATCGTGAGACTATTCGCTCGAGTGTAGAAGTCGAAGGCAAGTTCGTTCGTCAATCTGGTGGCCGAGGTCAATTTGGTCACGTTTGGTTGAAGCTTGAACCTCAAGAAGAAGGTTTCGGCTATGAATTTGTCAACGAGATTGTTGGTGGTGTTGTTCCAAGAGAATACATCCCTGCAGTAGATAAAGGTATCCAGGAACAGATGAAGAATGGCGTACTCGCCGGTTTCCCTGTTCTGGACGTCAAAGTAACGCTGTTCGACGGCTCATACCATGATGTCGACTCGAACGAGATGGCGTTTAAAGTGGCCGCCTCCATGGGCTTCAAGAAGGGTGCTCTCGAAGCAGACCCTGTGTTACTCGAACCTTGTATGAAGGTTGAAGTAACCACTCCTGAAGATTACATGGGGGATGTAGTAGGCGACTTGAACCGGCGTCGCGGCATGATCGAAGGTATGGACGACGGCATTGGCGGCGT